In a single window of the Tellurirhabdus bombi genome:
- a CDS encoding sodium/sugar symporter, which produces MNHLQPADYAVFLLYFILVSGYGYWVYRRRKNKETDTKDFFLAEGSLTWWAIGASLIASNISAEHFIGMAGSGFAMGLAISSYEWFAAATLIVVAVYFIPIYLSNRIYTMPQFLAQRYNDTVSTILAIFWLVVYVLVNLTSILYLGAVAIESLAGISFTTCTIGLALFAIFITLGGMKVIGYTDVVQVVVLIVGGLVVTYLALDLVADKVGVSGVWNGILSLRKEADTHFHMYLPKGHPHYNELPGMALVTGGMWINNFSYWGCNQYIVQRALGADLKTARSGILFAAFLKLLIPLIVVIPGISAYVLFKNGIFQEAMTGANGLVRPDNAYPVLMNLLPEGMKGLAFAALTAAVVASLAGKCNSISTIFTLDIYKKFIDKDASEKKLVRVGRYAVVVAFVIAIFIAPMLRSFDQVYQYIQEYTNFVSPGVFAIFLLGFFWKRTTTRAALTAAILSIPLSVLLKFWPEVMNLVGVQADEIPFLHRTMWVFCLDVLLMIGVTLTDPASVNNEKGLTIDKRLFRVSPSFIITSALILSILAVLYSVFW; this is translated from the coding sequence ATGAATCATTTACAACCCGCTGACTACGCGGTGTTTCTACTTTATTTCATTCTCGTATCCGGCTACGGCTATTGGGTTTATCGCCGTCGGAAAAACAAAGAAACTGATACAAAAGACTTCTTTCTGGCTGAAGGTTCACTAACCTGGTGGGCAATCGGTGCTTCCCTCATTGCCTCCAACATTTCTGCCGAACACTTTATTGGCATGGCCGGATCGGGCTTTGCCATGGGACTGGCCATTTCCTCCTACGAATGGTTTGCCGCCGCAACGCTCATTGTGGTTGCGGTTTATTTCATTCCGATTTACTTAAGCAACCGCATCTATACCATGCCGCAATTTTTAGCGCAGCGGTATAACGATACGGTGAGTACCATTCTAGCCATCTTCTGGCTGGTAGTTTACGTGCTAGTCAATTTAACGTCTATTCTGTATTTGGGTGCCGTAGCTATCGAGTCGCTGGCGGGCATTTCGTTTACAACCTGTACCATTGGGCTTGCACTTTTTGCAATTTTCATTACGCTGGGCGGCATGAAAGTAATTGGCTATACCGATGTGGTTCAAGTAGTTGTGTTAATTGTTGGCGGTTTAGTAGTGACCTACTTGGCCTTGGACCTTGTCGCGGATAAAGTAGGTGTTTCTGGCGTTTGGAATGGAATCCTCTCGCTACGGAAGGAAGCAGATACGCATTTTCACATGTATTTGCCCAAGGGCCACCCGCATTACAACGAATTACCGGGTATGGCTTTGGTCACGGGAGGCATGTGGATCAATAATTTTTCCTATTGGGGATGTAATCAATACATCGTGCAACGCGCTTTGGGTGCCGATTTGAAAACGGCCCGAAGCGGAATTCTTTTCGCCGCCTTCCTGAAGTTACTGATTCCCCTGATTGTGGTTATTCCCGGCATCTCGGCGTACGTCCTTTTCAAAAACGGTATTTTTCAGGAGGCCATGACGGGTGCGAACGGGCTGGTTCGTCCAGACAATGCTTATCCCGTTTTGATGAATTTGTTGCCAGAAGGCATGAAAGGGCTGGCTTTCGCTGCGCTGACAGCAGCTGTTGTTGCCTCGCTGGCTGGTAAATGCAACAGTATCTCGACTATCTTCACGCTCGACATCTACAAGAAATTTATCGATAAAGATGCCTCCGAAAAAAAGCTGGTGCGAGTAGGGCGTTACGCGGTGGTGGTAGCCTTTGTGATCGCCATTTTTATCGCGCCGATGCTGCGTTCCTTTGACCAGGTTTACCAATACATTCAGGAATATACGAATTTCGTTTCGCCGGGTGTTTTTGCCATTTTCCTGTTGGGATTCTTCTGGAAGCGCACCACCACACGGGCCGCTTTGACGGCAGCTATTTTGAGTATTCCGCTTTCGGTTCTACTTAAATTCTGGCCAGAAGTAATGAATCTGGTTGGCGTTCAGGCAGACGAAATTCCATTCCTCCACCGAACTATGTGGGTTTTCTGCCTGGATGTACTGCTCATGATCGGCGTGACACTTACTGATCCCGCTAGCGTCAATAACGAAAAGGGGTTAACGATTGACAAGCGATTATTTCGGGTTTCGCCTTCCTTCATAATAACCTCAGCGCTGATTTTAAGCATCCTGGCCGTATTGTATAGCGTGTTTTGGTAG